In Embleya scabrispora, the DNA window TGCCTCGCGAGCCGGCGCGGAGCGCCCAATAAAAAGCCGCCGCCGCCACCACGACCCCGGCCCACCCGATCCGCTCACCTCACGACCCCGGCTCCCGCACTCCACCCGCCTCGCTCAACGCCCGCCCCACCCACCTCGCGACTCCCGCCCGCCGCCACCCGCTCCACGCCCCTGCCCCCGCACCACCCGCCTCGCTCACCGCCCCACCCCACCCACCTCGCGACCTCGGCCGCGTACTCGGCTCCCCTCGCGGCTCGACCCCGTCCCCCACCCCCCGCGCGCCCGCAAGCCGGCTGAACCGAACCCGCCCGCTCGCCCTGCCCCGCCCGCTCCCGTCATGCCCAGGCGTAGTCTCGACCGCGGACAACCGTCACGATCCTCGCGGCCGAACGGGCCGCGCAGCTTGGAGTACGCATGCCCTCGCCGCGCTTCGACCGGAGTCACACCGATGATCTGATCGCGTTCATCGGCGCCAGTCCGTCCCCCTACCACGCGGCCGCGAACGTGGCCGAGCGGCTGGAGGCGGCGGGCTTTCGGCGGCTCGAGGAGACGGCCGCGTGGGACGGTGAGGCGGGCGGGCGCTACGTGCTGCGCGGGGGCGCGATCGTGGCCTGGTACGTGCCGGAGGGCGCGGAGAGCACGCGCGGCTTCCGGATCGTCGGCGCGCACACCGACTCGCCGACGCTGCGGGTCAAGCCGCTGCCCGACACCGGCGCGGCCGGCTGGCGGCAGATCGCCGTCGAGGTGTACGGCGGCCCGCTGCTGAACTCCTGGCTGGACCGCGACCTCGGCCTGTCCGGCCGGATCGTGCTGCGCGACGGCGGCGAACGCCTGGTCTTCGTCGACCGGCCGCTGCTGCGGGTGCCGCAGTTGGCGATCCACCTGGACCGCGCGGTCAACGAGGCCGGGCTGCAACTGGACAAGCAGCAGCACATGACCCCCATCTGGGGGCTCGGCTCGGTCGACGAGGGCGCGCTGATCCGGTTCGTGGCCGAGGAGGTCGGGGTGCCGGCCGGCGACGTCACCGGGTGGGACCTGATGGTCCACGACGTGCAGAAGCCGAGCTACCTGGGCCGCGATCGCGAACTGCTCGCCGCGCCGCGCCTGGACAACCTGCTGTCCGTACACGCGGGCCTGGCCGCGCTGCTCGCCGCGGCGCACGACGGGGCTGCGCACATCCCGGTGCTCGGCGCGTTCGACCACGAGGAGACCGGCAGCGATTCCACCACCGGCGCGGGCGGGCCGCTCCTGGAGACGGTGCTCACCCGGGTCGTCAGCGCGCGTGGCGGCTCGCTGGACGACCGGTCCCGGGCGTTCGCGGACTCCTTCCACCTCTCCAGCGACGTCGGTCACGCGGTACACCCGAACTACATCGGCCGACACGAGCCGGGCCACCACCCGGTGCCCAACGGCGGCCCGATCCTGAAGGTCAACGCCAACCAGCGCTACGCCACCGACGCGCGCGGCCGGGCCGTGTGGACCGCCGCGTGCGAGCGCGCGGGGGTGCCCGCGCAGGTCTTCGTGGGAATCAACTCCCTTCCCTGCGGGACCACGATCGGCCCGATCACCGCGACCCGACTCGGCATCGAGACCGTCGACGTCGGCGCGGCGTGCCTGTCGATGCACTCCTCGCGCGAACTGTGCGGCGCCGACGACCCGTTCCTGCTCGCCTCGGCCGCCGCGGCGTTCCTGGAGGGCTGAGCACGGGCGTCCGGGGGAGCGGCCGCGACGCGCGGCCGCTCCCCCGGCCCGCGGCTACGTGTGCGGCAGGCGGAATTTGCGGACCCGGTGGGCCGAGGACTCGACCACGGTCAGGTACAGGTCCTCGTCCATGTCGGCCACCACCGCCACCGCGGCCGGCTCCTCCAGACCGGTGAGCAGGGTCGACACGAACCCGTCCGCGGGGTCGTAGCGCCGCACCGCGCCGTTGTAGGTGTCCGCGATCACCACCGAGCCGTCCGGCAACGTGTCCACGCCCAGCGGGTGTTGGAACAGCGCGTGCTCGGCCGGGCCGTCGCGCAGGCCGAAGTCGAACAGGCCGCGCCCGACCACCGTCTCGATCCCGCCGTCCACGAGCCGGCGCAGCGCCGAACTCTCCGCGTCCACCAGCCACAACGTGTGCCCGTCGGGGGAGACCGCCAAGCCCGAGGGCTGGGCGAGGCAGGCGGTGTCCACCGGGCCGTCCTCCATTCCCTCGTCGGTGGTGCCGGCCAGCACCCCGACCCCCTCGCCGACCGGGTCGAACTCCCAGAGCTGGTGGACCCCGGCCATCGCCACGATGATCCGGCCGCCGAACCACGCCACGTCCCACGGGCTGGACAGATCGATCGTGCGGGCCGCGCCGTGGTCGTCCGCGCCGCTGCGGCGCTGCCGGCCGGTGCCCGCGACGGTGCGGATCGACCCGGTGGCCAGCGAGACGCCGCGCAGCGCGTGGTTGGCGGTGTCGGCGACCACCACGTCGTAGCGCACGTGTGCGGCCACCTCGGGCGGCAGCAGCGCCATGCCGTGCGGCTCGGCCAGCATCGCGTGCCGGGGCCCGCCGTCGAGCAGCCCGCGCCGCCCGGTCCCGATCCGGCGCAGCACCGTACGCCCGTCGTCGGAGAGTTCGGCGAGCGAGTGGTGGCCGGTGTCGGCGACCAGGAGCGCCCCCGACGGCAGCCGGAGCACCTGGCCCGGAAAGCGCAGGTCGGTGCGCGGGGTCTCGGGGCGGTCGACCTCCTCGGTGGACCGGCGCAGCGTGCCCTTGCCGTCGTGCTCGGCGACCAGGTCGGCGATCAGCGTCTCGATCTCGCCCGCGTGGCCCTCGCCGGACAGGTGCGCGACCACGTAGCCTTCGGGATCGACGACCACCAGGGTCGGCCACGCGTGCACCGCGTACTGCTTCCAGGTGCTCGATTCCGGGTCGTCCAGGACCGGGTGGCTCACCTCGTGCCGCTGTACCGCGCACACCACCGTGTCGTGTTCCGCCTCGTGCTCGAACTTGGGCGAGTGCACGCCGATCACGGTCAGCACGTCGCGGTGGCGCTCCTCCAGGCCGCGCAACTCGGCCAGCACGTGGTGGCAGTTCACGCAGGCGGAGGTCCAGAAGTCCAGCAGTACGATCCGCCCGCGCAGTCCGGCCAGCGTCGGGCCCGGTCCGGCGGTGTTGATCCAGCCGCCGGAACCGGACAACTCGGGGGCCCGGACCCTGGCTCGACGCGCGGTGCTGCTCATGATTCGAAGTGAACCATCCACCTCGGCCGCGAGCCGCCGGCCCGCGCGGATACGGGCCGCACCCCACCCAACCGGGTGTATCCGTACCGCCGCACGCCGGCGTGCCGAAGACGACTGAACGCCGGCATATCGGGCAGTCTGCCGACAAGGTGAGGCGACCGTGGAGGCACCAGTGTTCGGGGACGAGTACGACGGCAGCACTCAGCTCTACCCGGGGATTCCGCCCGGCCGCTATCTCGTGCGGGAGAAGATGTTCGCGATCGGCGACGACTTCTGGGTCACCACCGAGGACGGCGAGAAGGTCTATCTGGTCGACGGCAAGGCACTGACCCTGCACGACCGGCTGGAGCTCAAGGATTCCGCCGGCACGGTGTTGGCCACCGTGAAGAAGAAGATCGTCAGCATCCATCATTCGATGAAGGTGCAGGACGCGACGGGCGAGACGGTCGCCACGGTGCGCAAGAAGATGTTCACCCCGCTGCACGAGGCGTTCACGGTGGAGCTCGCGGTCGGGGTCGAACTCACGGTGCGCGGCGACATGTTCCACCACGAGTACGGGATCTCCGGACCGAACGGGCCGGTCGCCCAGATCACCCGCAAGTGGCTGCGGGTGCGGGACACCTACGGCATCGACATCGCGCCCGGCTGGGATCACGCGTTGATCATCGCGATCGCGGTGTGCGTGGACCGGTTGAGCGACGACGAGGACTGAGCCCGCGCGGAGCCCGCCGACTCGCCGACGGTTCGGCGGTTCGGCGGTTCGGCGGTTCGGCAGGTTCGGCATGGAACCGCCCGCCCCCACACGTCTGTTCGGGTGAAAGGGGGCACGGTTGAGATCCCGGCGGGCGGCGGTGGTGCTGCGCTACTGGGAGGACCGTCCGGAGTCCGAGGTCGCGCAGATCCTCGGTTGTGCGGTCGGTACGGTGCGCAGCCAGACGTTCAGGGGACTCGCCCGACTTCGCAGGGATCCGCAACTGACCGAATCTGTTCCCGGAACAGACGGATTCCCCCTCGACTTCGGACACGGAGGTGCGGCCATGGCCTACGACGGCACCGCACTGAGGGAGGCGTTCATGGCGGAGATCGAGGCGGCGCGGTTGACCCCGCCGACGGCCGACGCGGCGATCCGCGGCTCGCGCAGGCGCCGTTGGCGCGGGCTCACGTTCGGCGCGGGCACGGTGGCCGGGAAGCCGTGGAAGTTCCGGGCCTGGACGTAAGGCTCCGAGCGCACCTGTTTCCAAGAGGTCGAGCAGCAGGTGTTCAGCGAGTGGCCGCAGGCGTGCGACACCCTGCCGGGCCGAACCGCGAAGGACAGGGCGGACGACCGCAACCGTTTCGGCGGGGGCGGCGCAAGCGGACCGCGCAAGGACCCGGTGGTGTTCCGGCCCGTGCAGATCGACCCCGACACGCGCGTCTACGTCCTCGTGGTGACCGCGCGCAAGACCGACCCCGCCTTCGACCCGAAGGCGTACGACGCTGCGGGCAAGGAGATCAAGAACACCCACCTGTGAGCCGACCCCGCGGCAGCGCGCCGCAGGATCGGCTCCGACGAAACGCGCGGCTCAGAACACCCGGTTCTGCAGGACCGGGAAGTCCTCGCGGGTCTTGGCGACCAGCGCCGGGTCGATCTCGGCGGTCAGCACGGTCTGTTCGGTCCCCGCCTCGGCGACGATCTCGCCCCACGGGTCGATCACCATGCTGTGTCCGCCCATCGCCTGACCACCCTGCTCGCCGGTGACGTTGCAGGCGAGCACGAACATCTGGTTCTCGATCGCGCGGGCGCGGGACAACACGCGCCAGTGCTCGACCCGCCGCGCCGGCCACGCGGCGGGCAGCACCAGCACCTCCGCGCCCGCGTCCAGGATGCGGCGGAACATTTCCGGGAAGCGCAGGTCGTAGCACGTCGCCAGGCCCACCTCGGCCCACGGCATGCGGACGTGCGCGGTCTCGGTGCCGCGCGAGATCAGCGCGGCCTCGCCGCCGGTGAAGCCGAAGCGGTGGATCTTGCGGTAGGTGCCGCGCAGCGTGCCGTCGGGGTCGAAGACCAGCGACGTGTTGTAGAGGTTGTCGTCGGCCCCGCGCTCGATGATGCTGCCGGCGTGCAGCCAGACGCCGGCGTCGCGGGCCGCGCGGGCCATGCTCTGGGCGGCCGGGCCGCGCACCCCCTCGGCGTCCGCCTCCCAGCCGTCGTAGACCCAACCCGTGTGCAACCACAGTTCGGGCAGCACCACCAGGTGGTCGCCGCGTCGGCTGCGGACCAGGGCGGACAC includes these proteins:
- a CDS encoding carbon-nitrogen family hydrolase, with the protein product MRVSLVQLDVDPAVPARDRLAEVSALVRSRRGDHLVVLPELWLHTGWVYDGWEADAEGVRGPAAQSMARAARDAGVWLHAGSIIERGADDNLYNTSLVFDPDGTLRGTYRKIHRFGFTGGEAALISRGTETAHVRMPWAEVGLATCYDLRFPEMFRRILDAGAEVLVLPAAWPARRVEHWRVLSRARAIENQMFVLACNVTGEQGGQAMGGHSMVIDPWGEIVAEAGTEQTVLTAEIDPALVAKTREDFPVLQNRVF
- a CDS encoding LURP-one-related/scramblase family protein translates to MEAPVFGDEYDGSTQLYPGIPPGRYLVREKMFAIGDDFWVTTEDGEKVYLVDGKALTLHDRLELKDSAGTVLATVKKKIVSIHHSMKVQDATGETVATVRKKMFTPLHEAFTVELAVGVELTVRGDMFHHEYGISGPNGPVAQITRKWLRVRDTYGIDIAPGWDHALIIAIAVCVDRLSDDED
- a CDS encoding M18 family aminopeptidase; translation: MPSPRFDRSHTDDLIAFIGASPSPYHAAANVAERLEAAGFRRLEETAAWDGEAGGRYVLRGGAIVAWYVPEGAESTRGFRIVGAHTDSPTLRVKPLPDTGAAGWRQIAVEVYGGPLLNSWLDRDLGLSGRIVLRDGGERLVFVDRPLLRVPQLAIHLDRAVNEAGLQLDKQQHMTPIWGLGSVDEGALIRFVAEEVGVPAGDVTGWDLMVHDVQKPSYLGRDRELLAAPRLDNLLSVHAGLAALLAAAHDGAAHIPVLGAFDHEETGSDSTTGAGGPLLETVLTRVVSARGGSLDDRSRAFADSFHLSSDVGHAVHPNYIGRHEPGHHPVPNGGPILKVNANQRYATDARGRAVWTAACERAGVPAQVFVGINSLPCGTTIGPITATRLGIETVDVGAACLSMHSSRELCGADDPFLLASAAAAFLEG
- a CDS encoding sigma factor-like helix-turn-helix DNA-binding protein, whose protein sequence is MRSRRAAVVLRYWEDRPESEVAQILGCAVGTVRSQTFRGLARLRRDPQLTESVPGTDGFPLDFGHGGAAMAYDGTALREAFMAEIEAARLTPPTADAAIRGSRRRRWRGLTFGAGTVAGKPWKFRAWT